From the Oleiphilus messinensis genome, one window contains:
- a CDS encoding antibiotic biosynthesis monooxygenase family protein: MFIAMNRFKIVPGKEEDFITVWKNRETYLDEVPGFISFNLLQGDSNAEYTLFASHSTWQSREDFTHWTKSEAFRKAHGSAGGNKGLYLGHPEFEGFDTVI; this comes from the coding sequence ATGTTTATTGCTATGAATCGCTTTAAAATTGTTCCGGGTAAGGAAGAAGACTTTATTACTGTATGGAAAAATCGGGAAACCTATCTCGATGAAGTTCCCGGATTTATTTCGTTCAATTTACTTCAAGGTGATTCTAATGCCGAGTATACGTTATTCGCTTCTCACTCCACCTGGCAATCCAGAGAGGATTTTACGCATTGGACGAAATCAGAAGCATTTCGCAAAGCGCACGGATCAGCTGGTGGAAATAAAGGTCTCTATCTGGGGCACCCTGAAT